aaaaattaacaaaaaatggAATATGAATCTTACAACCAGTGCGTGAAATACAAACGcacatacaagaacatataaatTCACGATTTGTTAGTTTTCAAATCAATTTGaatcatttttacaaaaaaaaaaaaaaccattaacGACCAAAAAAACCTTGGAATACAACCTGAAATTCAATAATCAACAAATCGAAATCAAAAAACGATTTCGAATCTGTCTACGACTTCGATTCTGTGTTACTGTAAGTAAAAAACATAGAAAATTCTTATTAGATCCTGAAAACAGAAAACACCATTGACGAAGAAAAAAGCTTCGGCAACAATCTTCAGTATTTCAATCGAAAAGCAACAATCGAAGCTGTTTCTCAACAACATAAAACGATCCTCAACACAACACAGATTGCAGAGATGTTGCTggccaaaaaataaaacaatggaGAAAAATCGTTACCTGCAGAAAAACTTGTTGACTGTGCTCTGTTCTTCGCGCAACCAAAAATAATCATCGAACAGAAAAAGGTAATCTATATCTTTGTTGTAATATTACATTGTTAAGAAATATCATTACAAATAACATGATCATAAATTTTCCTATTCACAGTGCAATTTCTTCATGTTTATGCTAAATGCAATtcatcgatttttttttttttcaaacaaaaacatAATTACTGTGCAAAAAAATATCTACATTAATTTTCACAAATACttaaaatttcattaaaaaaaaataataaataaactaatatgTATATGATAACACACAGGAACCAATGGACCCCATGACAATCATCCTTTTCTACAATGGAACATGGGTAGACAAAACAACATACAATGATTATGAAGTGGCAGGTATACTAATCCCAATAAAATGTTCCTATAATGTTCTTGCACAGGAGATCTATGAAACCTTATCAATAGACAGAAACAAGTATGGAATTACAgtgaaatttcaaattaaagaaGGGATACCACCTATAACCATCAAAGATGACAATGGCTGCAAGTTCTACCATCAAATAAggaagaaaaatgatgatgaaacaaGATACCCTTTGATGGTAAACACATTTGAATCATCAGCATCACCTGAATGTCTTGCCAGCAACAATTATTTAGAAATTGGAGAAACAAGTATGCAGTGTACTGAACAGTTACCAACAAGAACAGAATATGCACAATTGGTAGCAGATTATGCTTATGATCATGCACAACAAGCACTGCAAACAAGTTCAGAGATAAACCATGTAATTACAAATCCTCAAATTGACAGAATACATGTTGGCCAAGTCTTTTCAAACAAGCAAACACTGAAGAATgcaatcagcctatactcaattaGACAAAACCAGCCATTCAAGGTGAAGAGATCATCAACTCTTGACTATAAAATCGTTTGTGTTGATGAAAATTGCAAGTGGAGTTTCCTAGCTTCAAAACATGGAAAAACAGAAATGTTCAAAGTTAGGAAGATAAAATATGACCATACATGTTCGTTAGATATCACCTCCGGAAACCATCCTCAAGCCACAAGCAACCTAGTTGGGCATGTGATAAAAAACAAATTTGTCAACCCAAAAAGAAACTACACTCCAAATGAAATTGTAGACGACATTGCAGATGACTATAGTGTCTCAATATCCTACCAAAAAGCATGGAGAGCAAGAGAAAAAGCTATGGTGGATGCTAGACGCTGCCCACAAGAATCGTATGGCGAAATACCATCCATATTATACATGATGCAAATATCCAATCCAGGTATTCTTTTTATACTCTTGCATATCGTAAATCAAAAAACTTAATAGTATactaatatagaaaaaaaaaattaataatttaacataaaacatcaaaatatattcaaaacagtatacaaaaatattcaataataaaataaactaaaaagttACTTATGTAACAGGAACAATCACAGATCTTGTTACTGATGAAGATGGTAAATTCAAGTATCTATACTTCGCTATAGGAGCTTCAATCAAAGGTTGGCAACATTGCACCCCAATAATAGTCACAGATGGTACATTCTTGACAAACCAATATGGAGGTACTCTATTGACTGCAAATGCACAAAATGCAAATCGGCATATATTTCCACTTGCATTCGCAATAGTGGATTCTGAAAATGACAACTCCTGGAATTGGTTCatgcaaaaaataaaagaaacataTGGAGAAAGAGAAGGACAATGCATAATCTCGGATAGGCATGAGAGTATATACAAAGCAACAAAGTCAAACTTCCCACTCCTAATGCATGGGGTATGTTGCTATCACTTgctcaaaaatctaaaaatgaaattcaaaaaaggAGGAGATGAGCTCAAACATGCATTTGATGGAGCTTCGAAAGCTTACACTATAGAAGAATTTGAGAAATGCATGCAAGATTTGGACAacattgacttaagaataagagaTTTCTTGGCCAATGAAGTTGGATATGATAAATGGACAAGGCTATACAGCATGAATAAAAGATACAAAACAATGACATCAAACATAGCAGAGTCAGTGAATGCAGCTCTCAAATCAGTAAGAGAATTACCAGTTGTAACCTTACTAGAATGTCTACACTCTTTGGTACAAAGATGGTATTGGGAAAACAAAAATAGAGCCTTGAAAACGGACACTACTTTGGCAAATATTCCAAAAAAGGCTCTCAAGAAACAAAGAGAAATGGGCTTAAAATACAAAGTACGCTtaacattaatttaaattaaattttataatttgtttgaaaaatataaaaaaaaaacattaacagTAAACCAAATAATTtctgaaaaaaatataataaccaAAACCTGTATAAATTCTTCATGCAGGTTGAGACAGCTAACCTTCTTGTATACAAAGTGCACGATTATACAAGCTCCTACATAGTAAATCTGGAAAACAAAACATGCACGTGTCAGAAGTTTGACTATGACGAAATGCCTTGCTCGCATGCAATGGCTGTACTAGCCAAAAGAAACTTCTCTTGCTACAAATACTGCTCCTACTACTACACTAAAGAAGCTTTCATGTCAACATATGAGGATAGCATACTTCCATTAGGTGAAGCAACATCATGGAATATACCAGAGGATGTGAAGAATATCACAGTACATCCACCAAAATATAAAAGACCAGCTGGGAGGCCAAAGAAAGATAGATATAAAGGAGCAATGGACACAAAAACAAAAGTCAAGTGTGGAAAATGCAACCAAAAAGGACATAATCGACGGTCTTGCAAAAATGAAGCAATTCTAAATCCACTGAAGAGAAGAAAATTACTTTAGAAACAAactatacaacaaaaaaatgtctttcagatttcttatttttacaaatataaGACAAAATAAAGGAACACTAAGAACTTctgatttttcattttaaataccttcatataaataaataaagatgaACACAAATGTGCTTACTGTTTTacgaaaattaacaaaataaacataacaaaaatattttgtaaatataatgatttcaaaaatataaaagaaaaaaccaaTAATTTGAATCTTGATTTATAATTTacaaaactattttaaaaatatcttcttAATTAACATTTTCATAAACAATTTAGTTGTTAATttgatagtaaaaaaaaatgtaatcaatattatttaacttaatttcttaaacataataaattgaaaaaataaacaaaaatacctCTATGATTTGAAAGTGTGTACCTCTTTtccaaaaaatataaataaaaaacagaAGATATATGCAACGGTTTACAAAacctgaaaaaagaaaaataccaaCTTAATCAGaccaaactcaaaaaaaaagaatacaacaaacaaaaaaaaatacatactaaCATTAACAAAAAACCAAACTGATAAAATTCCATAATAATCTTACATTATATTACACatctagtaaaaaaaaaaaaaacttcaaacttAACTCCAAAAGCAACCTGcattaa
This Cannabis sativa cultivar Pink pepper isolate KNU-18-1 chromosome 6, ASM2916894v1, whole genome shotgun sequence DNA region includes the following protein-coding sequences:
- the LOC133039135 gene encoding uncharacterized protein LOC133039135, producing the protein MDPMTIILFYNGTWVDKTTYNDYEVAGILIPIKCSYNVLAQEIYETLSIDRNKYGITVKFQIKEGIPPITIKDDNGCKFYHQIRKKNDDETRYPLMVNTFESSASPECLASNNYLEIGETSMQCTEQLPTRTEYAQLVADYAYDHAQQALQTSSEINHVITNPQIDRIHVGQVFSNKQTLKNAISLYSIRQNQPFKVKRSSTLDYKIVCVDENCKWSFLASKHGKTEMFKVRKIKYDHTCSLDITSGNHPQATSNLVGHVIKNKFVNPKRNYTPNEIVDDIADDYSVSISYQKAWRAREKAMVDARRCPQESYGEIPSILYMMQISNPGTITDLVTDEDGKFKYLYFAIGASIKGWQHCTPIIVTDGTFLTNQYGGTLLTANAQNANRHIFPLAFAIVDSENDNSWNWFMQKIKETYGEREGQCIISDRHESIYKATKSNFPLLMHGVCCYHLLKNLKMKFKKGGDELKHAFDGASKAYTIEEFEKCMQDLDNIDLRIRDFLANEVGYDKWTRLYSMNKRYKTMTSNIAESVNAALKSVRELPVVTLLECLHSLVQRWYWENKNRALKTDTTLANIPKKALKKQREMGLKYKVETANLLVYKVHDYTSSYIVNLENKTCTCQKFDYDEMPCSHAMAVLAKRNFSCYKYCSYYYTKEAFMSTYEDSILPLGEATSWNIPEDVKNITVHPPKYKRPAGRPKKDRYKGAMDTKTKVKCGKCNQKGHNRRSCKNEAILNPLKRRKLL